In a genomic window of Sphingomonas lutea:
- a CDS encoding amidohydrolase — protein sequence MVKRFVLLATAAAATPASLPAATLAQSIQGDMPQLMALYRDLHANPELSMQEVRTPAKLAPEMRKLGFTVTEKVGKTGVVAMLRNGPGPVLMLRADMDALPVVEQTGLPFASKVRVTTAQGVETGVMHACGHDTHVTAWLGTARRMAAMKDQWSGTLMMILQPGEETSEGAKAMLQDGLFTRFAKPSTVLGFHDAAILPAGQIGITPGYALANVDSVDITVRGVGGHGALPATTKDPIVLASRIVTTLQTLVSRENDPLNPAVVTVGSFHAGAKHNIISDEAKLQLTVRSYKPEVRKALLDGIARIARGEAIAAGMPDDRMPVVTVREELSTPATFNTDRLSQHVRRLFTAHFGADRVASPPPAMVGEDFSRFYLTDRSIESLLFWVGGTPKAKWDAAAGDPQKLPSLHSPFWAPDAESVIATATEAMTIAALDVLKAN from the coding sequence ATGGTAAAGCGTTTCGTGCTGCTTGCGACCGCAGCCGCGGCGACCCCGGCAAGCCTTCCCGCCGCGACCCTGGCGCAATCGATCCAGGGCGACATGCCGCAGCTGATGGCGCTGTACCGCGACTTGCACGCCAACCCCGAACTGTCGATGCAGGAGGTGCGCACGCCGGCCAAGCTGGCGCCCGAAATGCGCAAGCTCGGCTTCACGGTGACCGAGAAGGTCGGCAAGACCGGCGTCGTCGCCATGCTGCGCAACGGCCCCGGCCCGGTGCTGATGCTGCGCGCAGACATGGACGCCTTGCCCGTTGTCGAGCAGACCGGGCTGCCCTTCGCGTCCAAGGTGCGCGTGACCACGGCGCAGGGCGTGGAGACCGGGGTGATGCATGCCTGCGGGCACGATACCCACGTCACCGCCTGGCTCGGCACTGCGCGCCGAATGGCGGCGATGAAGGATCAGTGGTCCGGCACCTTGATGATGATCCTTCAGCCGGGCGAGGAGACCAGCGAAGGCGCCAAGGCGATGCTTCAGGACGGGCTATTCACGCGCTTCGCCAAGCCAAGCACTGTCCTCGGTTTCCACGATGCCGCCATCCTCCCGGCGGGGCAGATCGGAATCACGCCGGGCTATGCCCTCGCCAATGTCGATAGTGTCGACATCACCGTCCGCGGTGTCGGCGGCCACGGCGCGCTGCCGGCCACGACCAAGGACCCGATTGTGCTCGCGTCGCGCATCGTCACCACGCTGCAGACCCTGGTCAGCCGCGAGAACGACCCGCTCAATCCGGCGGTGGTGACGGTGGGCAGCTTCCACGCCGGGGCGAAGCACAACATCATTTCGGACGAAGCCAAGCTCCAGCTCACCGTGCGCAGCTACAAACCCGAAGTGCGCAAGGCCTTGCTCGACGGCATCGCGCGCATCGCGCGGGGTGAAGCCATTGCCGCGGGGATGCCCGACGACCGCATGCCGGTCGTCACCGTTCGCGAGGAGCTGTCCACCCCTGCGACCTTCAACACCGACCGCCTGTCGCAACATGTACGGCGCTTGTTCACCGCGCATTTCGGCGCCGATCGCGTGGCCAGCCCGCCGCCCGCGATGGTCGGCGAGGATTTCAGCCGCTTCTACCTGACCGACCGGTCGATCGAGAGCCTGTTGTTCTGGGTTGGTGGCACGCCCAAGGCCAAGTGGGACGCGGCCGCGGGCGATCCGCAGAAACTGCCGTCGCTCCACTCGCCATTCTGGGCGCCCGACGCCGAATCGGTCATCGCCACTGCGACCGAGGCGATGACGATTGCCGCGCTGGACGTGCTGAAGGCGAACTAA